TACCCAAGGCACCAAAATGAGGGTTGTGTAATGAGCATTCTTCTCGATCGTGACACGCGTGTCATCGTGCAGGGCATCACCGGGCGCATGGCGCGGTTCCACACCAAGGACATGTTGAACTATGGCACAAACGTGGTGGGTGGCGTCGTGCCCGGAAAGGGTGGGGAAACCGTCGAAGGCGTTCCGGTTTTTGACACCGTAAAACAGGCCGTCGAAGCCACCGGCGCAGATGCCAGCCTGGTCTTCGTTCCGCCACCGTTCGCCGCGGATTCGATCATGGAGGCCGCGGATGCCGGCATCCGCTATTGCGTCTGCATCACCGACGGCATTCCGGCACAGGATATGATCCGGGTGAAGCGGTACATGTATCGCTATCCGAAAGAAAAGCGCATGGTTCTGACCGGTCCGAACTGCGCCGGCACTATCTCGCCCGGAAAGGCGTTGTTGGGCATCATGCCGGGGCATATCTATCTTCCCGGACATGTAGGGATCATCGGCCGCTCGGGGACATTGGGCTATGAGGCGGCAGCGCAGTTGAAAGAGCGCGGTCTCGGCGTTTCGACCAGTGTCGGAATCGGGGGTGACCCGATCAACGGCTCATCCTTCAAGGACATCCTTCAGCGGTTTGAAGACGACGAAGACACGCATGTCATCGCCATGATCGGTGAAATCGGAGGCCCGCAGGAGGCGGAAGCCGCCGAATATATCCGCGACCACATATCCAAACCCGTGATCGCCTATGTCGCTGGCCTGACCGCTCCGAAAGGCCGTACCATGGGGCACGCGGGTGCGATCATCTCGGCCTTCGGCGAAAGCGCCAGCGAAAAGGTCGAGATCCTGTCCGCCGCAGGTGTCACCGTGGCCGAAAACCCTGCCGTGATCGGTGAGACGATCGCCCGTGTGATGGAGGCTGCGTGATGGTCAAACCTTCGGTTCTGGTAACCCGTCGCTGGCCCGCTGCCGTCGAGGCGCAGCTGGCCGAGAACTACAACACCGTTTTGAACACCGGCGACAAACCCATGTCCCCGGCTGAAATACGGCAAGCGTTGAAATCCTATGACGCCGTGCTGCCCACCGTAACGGACACGCTGAGCGCCGAGGCACTGGATGTGCCGGGTGTGCAGACGAAAATCCTTGCCAATTACGGTGTCGGCTACAGCCATATCTGCGAGCCATCGGCACGCGAATTGGGTATGACCGTGACCAACACGCCCGATGTTTTGTCCGAATGCACCGCCGATATCGCCATGACCCTTTTGCTGATGGTTGCGCGTCGGGCGGGCGAGGGTGAACGCGAGCTGCGTTCAGGTCAGTGGACGGGATGGCGGCCCACGCATCTGGTCGGAACCAAGGTCAGCGGCAAGACACTGGGCATCATCGGATATGGCCGCATCGGACAGGAGATGGCCCGCCGTGCGCATCACGGGTTCGGCATGGACGTGCTGGTTTGCAACCGAAGTGCCGTATCGCCCGATGTTCTCGCCGAATGCAATGCGAGGCAGGTGGACACCATAGACGACCTGCTGCCGCAATGTGACTTCGTTTCACTGCACTGTCCGGGCGGCGCAGCCAACCGTCATCTGATCAATTCGCGCAGGCTTGACCTGATGAAGCCTGACGCATTTCTGATCAACACCGCACGGGGCGAAGTGATCGACGAATGGGCCCTGATCCAGGCGTTGATGTTCGACATGATCGGCGGCGCTGCATTGGATGTATTCGATGGTGAACCGCGTGTCAGCCCGGACCTGTTGCAATGCGACAACCTGGTCATGCTGCCGCATCTGGGCAGCGCGACCCGCGAAGCGCGCGAGGCGATGGGGTTTCGGGTTCTCGACAACCTGAGCGATTTCTTCGAAGGCCGCGAACCTCGGGACCGCGTGATCTGAGGCCACCTTCAAACATCACAAAATGACGTCCAACGCAGCCGTGGCTGCGTTGCGTTCCTCTATAAGGAGATATGACCAGTGAATGCACCGCACCGTTCAGACGGATTTTTTACCCAGTCCCTTGCTGATCGTGATCCCGAGCTTTTTGGCTCGATCACGTCGGAACTGGGTCGTCAGCGCGACGAGATCGAGCTGATCGCGTCCGAGAACATCGTCTCTGCCGCCGTGATGGAGGCGCAGGGCTCGGTGATGACCAACAAATACGCCGAAGGCTATCCCGGTCGCCGCTATTATGGCGGTTGCCAGTTTGTCGACATTGCCGAAAACCTGGCCATCGACCGCGCCAAGCAGCTGTTCGGCTGTGAATTCGCCAATGTGCAGCCCAATTCCGGCTCTCAGGCCAATCAGGGCGTGTTTCAGGCGCTGATCAAGCCCGGCGACACCATTCTGGGCATGAGCCTGGATGCCGGTGGCCACCTGACCCACGGTGCGCGGCCCAACCAGTCGGGCAAGTGGTTCAACGCGGTGCAATACGGCGTGCGCCAGCAGGACAACATGCTGGACTATGATCAGGTCGAGGCGCTGGCGAAGGAACACCAGCCCAAGCTGATCATCGCCGGTGGCTCGGCGATCCCGCGCCAGATCGACTTTGCCCGCATGCGTCAGATCGCCGATATGGTGGGCGCCTATCTGCACGTGGACATGGCGCATTTTGCCGGTCTGGTGGCGGCGGGCGAGCATCCCAGCCCCTTCCCCCATGCGCATGTGGCGACCACGACGACCCACAAGACCCTGCGCGGCCCGCGCGGCGGCATGATCCTGACCAATGATGAAGATATCGCCAAGAAAGTGAACTCGGCCATCTTCCCCGGCATTCAGGGCGGCCCGCTGATGCATGTGATCGCGGCCAAGGCCGTGGCCTTTGGCGAGGCCCTGCGGCCCGAGTTCAAGGACTATGCCAAGCAGGTGATCGCCAACGCGCAGGCGCTGTCGGATCAGCTGATCAAGGGCGGTCTGGACACGGTGACCCACGGCACCGACACCCATGTGGTGCTGGTCGACCTGCGCCCCAAAGGGGTGAAAGGCAACGCCACCGAGAAGGCTCTGGGCCGGGCGCATATCACCTGCAACAAGAACGGCGTGCCGTTTGATCCCGAAAAGCCGACCATCACGTCGGGCATCCGACTGGGGTCGCCCGCCGGCACCACCCGCGGCTTCGGCGAGGTCGAATTCCGCCAGATCGCCGACTGGATCATCGAAGTGGTCGACGGCCTGGCTGCCAATGGCGAAGACGGCAACGGCGCCGTCGAAGCCAAGGTCAAGGCCGAAGTCGCAGACCTCTGCGCACGCTTCCCGATCTATCCGAACCTGTAAGACGAAGGACCCGAACCCATGAGTTTTCATTCCATTGACCAAGCCCCAGCCCGTCTGAACCGCAGTGAATTGGCCGTACCCGGCAGCCAACCCGGAATGTTCGAAAAGGCAGCCAAATCCGATGTGGACGTTATTTTCCTTGATCTGGAAGACGCTGTTGCGCCGGATGAAAAAGAACAAGCCCGCAGGAACATCATTCAGGCGCTGAACGACATCGACTGGGGCAACAAGACCATGTCGGTTCGGATCAACGGTCTGGACACGCATTACATGTACCGCGATGTCGTCGATGTGGTCGAGCAGGCTGGTGAACGGCTGGACCTGATCATGGTCCCCAAGGTCGGGACGGCTGCTGATGTCTATGCCGTCGATATGCTGGTGACCCAGATCGAAGACGCCAAGGGTTACAAAAAACGGATCGGGTTCGAGCACATCATCGAAACCGCGCTTGGCATGCAGAATGTCAGTGAGATTGCGGCAGCATCCAAGCGCAATGAAAGCCTGCACTTCGGCGTGGCCGACTATGCGGCCTCGACCCGTGCGCGCACCACGATCATCGGCGGTGTGAACCCGGACTACTCTGTTTTGACGGATACGGATTCGGACGGTGGGCGCCAGACCCATTGGGGTGATATGTGGCATTATGCACTGGCCCGCATGGTGGTTGCGGCGCGCGCCAACGGACTGCGCCCGATTGACGGACCTTTTGGCGATTTTCAGGACCCGGACGGTTACAAGGCTGCCGCAAAACGCGCCGCCGTTCTGGGTTGCGAGGGCAAATGGGCCATTCATCCAAGCCAGATCGCACTTGCCAACGAGGTGATGTCGCCGTCGGACGCCGAGGTCAACAAGGCTCAGCGCATTCTCGTCGCCATGGCCGAGGCCGAAGCCGATGGAAAAGGCGCTGTTTCGCTGGACGGCCGGCTGATAGATTACGCCTCGATCCGTCAGGCCGAAGTGCTGGTGGAAAAGGCAAGCCAGATTGCTGCGGCGTGAACCAAACCAAAGCTGCGTGGGCAAACTGCCCACGCGATAGTATCGCCCGTTGCGCACGTCGAAGAAGTGCTAGGATCCTTCCGGCGCCATCGACCCCATGAACCGACGGTCGCGCACATCATCCGGGCTGGTTTTGTAGCAGCGTTGAAACGCACGTTTCAAAGCGACGGTCGATGAAAAACCAGTGGCTGCCGAGATTTCGATCTGCGACATGTTCGTGAACTGCAACAGGTTCTGCGCCCGTTCCAGACGAAGCTCCTTGTACGTGGAAAGAAGCTTTGCACCGGTTTTGCTCAGGAACCGTCGTTGCAGCTGCCGCGTCGAGGTTTTGAGCAAACGGGAAAGATCGGAAATCGTCATCGGATCTTCGATGTTTTCCTGCATCGCATCCAAAGTACGCACCACCAAAAGATCACCCTTTGCCCTGTGCACCAACCGGGCAGCCAACCTGCTTTCGTGTTTTTGCGTGGGTTCGGTCAGACCAATATAGCTGCGCAGTGCGTCCGCTATATGCTCTCCGTGATCTATGGACACGAATTCGGACAACAGCCGCAACGCGCTCAGTCTGCTGGTTGCGCTGTGGGGGTGCCCGTCGGCGGCCAGATGGGTTGCCGCACCGCAGCTTTCCAATCCGCTTTCCAGCGCGGCCGCGGCAAAGTTGGGATGAACCGCAACGATGTTTCGGCCCGCTCTGCCCAATTGCACCAGCAGCAGGACAGCTCCGCCGACCAGAACGGTCCTTGAAGACAGGTTGAGAACTTGCGAAATCCAGCTTCTGCGCGGACCGGAGACGTCCCAGTTGTTCTCCAGGTCGCCCCAGAATATTGCCGTTCGACCTGTCCAATAAAGAGGCCCGCCGACCGAGTCATTTCCGGACACCCGGAGATTGACGACGTAAGAGCAGTTTTCGACCAGGCTGTTCAGTGCTTGATAGAACTCGACGACGATTTCAGCCGATGCCAGCGCCCGCGTGTCGCTGAGGATAACATCGATGTGTTTTAATCTTTCTGGCACCTCCGGCGCGGTCTTTGCCAGGTCGGCGCGATCATTTGCGAGGACATAGTGTTTCATTGTTCCTCCATCGAATTGACGAGAGGCAGCGCCTCGCAGGACGCTGCCCTCATTTTCGGATTTCAATCCGCCAGGGCAAAAGGCGGATTGCCACCCCCGGTTCCCTATTCCGCGGCGTCTTGGTATGCGTCCATTGGGGGGCATGTGCAGACGAGGTTTCGGTCGCCGTATGCGTTGTCGACGCGGTTGACGGGGGACCAGTATTTGTCGACGCCCATGGAGCCCGGCGGGAAGCAGGCCTGTTCGCGGGTGTAGGGGCGGTCCCAGTCGCCGACCAGATCGCGCACCGTGTGTGGGGCGTTTTTCAGCGGATTGTTGTCCGCATCGATCTTTCCGTCGATGATGTCCTGCGCTTCCGCCCGGATCGACAGCATGGCGTCGCAGAAACGGTCCAGTTCGGCCATGGGTTCCGATTCCGTGGGCTCCACCATCAGGGTGCCGGCCACCGGCCAGCTCATCGTCGGCGCGTGGAAGCCTGAATCGACCAGGCGCTTGGCGATGTCATCCACGGTGACATGCGCCTCGGCGTCCAGCGGACGGGTGTCGAGGATGCATTCATGCGCCACCCGCCCCGTTTCCGAGGTGTAAAGGATCGGATAGGCATCCTTGAGCCGCGCCGCGATGTAGTTGGCGTTCAGGATCGCCACTTTTGTGGCCTGCGTCAGCCCCGCGCCACCCATCAGCAGCACATAGGCCCAGGACACGGGCAGGATCGAGGGCGAGCCGAAGGGCGCCGCCGAGACCGGGCCCACGGCGGTGCCGTATTCCGGGTGGCCGGGCAGGTGCTCGGTCAGATGCGCCTTGACGCCGATCGGGCCCATGCCGGGGCCGCCGCCGCCATGCGGGATGCAGAAGGTCTTGTGCAGGTTCAGGTGGCTGACATCTCCGCCGATGTCACCGGGGCGCGACAGGCCGACCATGGCGTTCATGTTGGCGCCGTCGATATAGACCTGACCGCCGTGGTCATGGGTGATCTGGCAGACCTCCTGCACGGTGGTCTCGAACACGCCATGGGTGGACGGGTAGGTGATCATGCAGGCGGCCAGATGATCGGAGTGCTTTTCCGCCTTGGCGCGGAAGTCGGCGACATCGATATTGCCGTTCTCATCCGCCTGCACCGGCACGACCTGCCAGCCCACCATCTGGGCCGAGGCCGGGTTGGTCCCGTGCGCCGAGGTCGGGATCAGGCAGACATTGCGCTGACCCTGCCCACGGGCGAAGTGATAGTTGCGGATGGTCAAGAGGCCCGCATATTCCCCCTGCGCGCCCGAGTTGGGCTGCTGGGAGATCGCGTCATAACCGGTGATCTGGCACAGCTTGTCGTTCAGATCGGCGATCATCTCGTGATAGCCCTGCGCCTGATCTTCCGGGCAGAACGGGTGCAGGTTGCTGAACTCGGGCCAGGTGACTGGGATCATCTCGATCGTGGCGTTCAGCTTCATGGTGCAGGACCCCAGCGGGATCATCGCCCGGTCCAGCGCCAGGTCGCGGTCGGCCAGACGGCGCATATAGCGGGTGATCTCGGCCTCGGCCCGGTTCTTGTGGAAGATCGGGTGGGTCAGATATTCGCTTTCACGCAGCGCATAATCGGGCAGGCGGTACTGCTTGTTCGAGCTGTCATCCTTGCGGTCGATGCCGAAGGCGCCCCAGACCGCCTCGATGGTCTCGGGGCGGGTCTGCTCGTCCAGGCTGATGCCCACTTTCGTGTCACCGACCTTGCGCAGGTTGACGCCACGCGCCACGGCGGCCTCCATCACCGTCTTCTGCAGATGGCCGACCTCGACCGTGATGGTGTCGAAGAACACCTCGGGTTCGACCGAGAAGCCCGCCTCTTCCAGGCCGGCGGCCAGGCGCGAGGTCTTGCGGTGCACCGATTGCGCGATGGCCTTGATGCCGTCGGGGCCGTGATAGACCGCATACATCGAGGCAATCACCGCCAGCAGCGCCTGCGCGGTGCAGACGTTCGAGTTCGCCTTCTCGCGGCGGATATGCTGCTCGCGGGTCTGCAACGACAGGCGGTAGGCCTTGTTGCCGCGGCTGTCGATGGACACACCGATGATCCGGCCCGGCATCGAGCGTTTCAGCTTGTCGGTGGTCGCCATATAGGCAGCATGGGGCCCGCCATAGCCCATCGGCACGCCAAAGCGCTGGGTCGAGCCGATGGCGATATCCGCGCCCATCTCGCCCGGGGATTTCAGCAGCGCCAGCGACAGGATGTCGGCGGCGACGATGGCGATGGCTTTGTGTTCGTGCAGCGCCGCGATTTCGGCGGTGAAGTCGCGCACATGGCCATAGGTGCCCGGATACTGGAAGATCGCGCCGAATACCGCGCCCGCGTCCAGCTGATCCGGGTCGGCGACCTGCACGTCGATGCCCAGAGGCTCGGCGCGCGTCTTGATCACCGCGATGGTCTGCGGGTGGCAATTCTTGTCCACGAAGAAGGCCGCGTTGTTGGCCTTGGACCGGCCGCCGCGCTTGGCCATCGCCATCGCCTCGGCCGCCGCGGTCGCCTCGTCCAGCAGGGACGCGTTGGCCACGTCCAGCCCGGTCAGGTCGCTGACCATGGTCTGGAAGTTCAAGAGCGCCTCGAGCCGGCCCTGGCTGATCTCGGGCTGATAGGGCGTGTAGGCGGTGTACCAGGCCGGGTTTTCCAGGATGTTGCGCAGAATCGGCGCCGGCGTGGTGGTGCCGTAATAGCCCTGACCGATCAGCGAGGTCAGAACCTTGTTCTTGCCCGCCACCTGTTTCATATGGAACAGCGCATCGCGTTCCGTCATCGCCGGCCCCCAGTCCAGCGGCTGTTTCTGCCGGATCGCCGGGGGGACGGTGGCGTCGATCAGCTCGTCCAGCGTCTTGAAGCCGATCACCTTGAGCATGTCGCGCATCTCGGTGGGCGACGGGCCAATGTGGCGGCGGTTGGCGAAGTCATAGGCTTCGTAGTCGGTCAGTTTGAAGGCCATTGCAGCGCTCCTCACGGATAGGTCAGGGCCGGCGGAGACTACGGGAGCCTCCGGCGGGAGTATTTGGAAAAAGATGAAGCGGTGGAGCCCCAAAGGCGGGGCTTCGGGTTTGGGTTAGCCGATGAAGGCTTTGTATCCGGCCTCGTCCATCAGGTCCTCAAGCTGCGATGCGTCCGCAATCTTGACCTTGTAGATCCAAGCTTCGCCTTCGGGGTCTTCGTTCAGCGCGCCGGGGTTGTCGGCCAGCGCCTCGTTCACTTCGACGATCTCGCCATCGACCGGAGCATAAAGCTCGGACGCGGCCTTGACGGATTCGATCACGCCGATCTCGCCGTCTTTCTCGAACTCGTCGCCCACTTCCTGCTGCTCGACGAAGACCACTTCACCCAGCTGTTCAGCCGCGTGCTTGGTGATGCCCAGCGTGGCGGTATCGCCCTCGACGGTCAGCCATTCATGCTCTTCGGAATAATAGGTTGCCATGTCTCTCTCTCCTGACTTCAACGCTTGTAATTCTGTTTGACGAAGGGCAGCGCCACGATCTGCGCCGGTTGTGCCTTGCCCCGGATGATCAGGTTCACCTTCTCGCCCGGCGCGCCATGGCCCGCGGACACATAGCCCATCGCGATCGGGCCTCCGACCGTGGGGCCAAAGCTGCCCGAGGTGATCTGGCCGATCCTGTTGCCCTCAAGGCATTGCACTTCCACGCCCTGACGCGCCGGCGCGCGGCCGTCGGGCTTGATGCCCACCAGCTTGCGCGATGCGCCTTCGGCCAGTTCGCGCTGGATACGCTCCGCACCCGGGAAACCACCTTCCTCCTTGCGGCGCTTCTGGATCGCCCAGGCCAACGAGGCCTCAATCGGCGAGGTGCTCTGGTCGATGTCATTGCCATACAGGCACAGCCCCGCCTCGAGCCGCAGGCTGTCGCGTGCGCCCAGACCCGCCGCTTCGCAATCCTCATGCGCCAGGAAAGCCCGTGTGATCTCGATCGCCTTTTCCTCGGGGATCGAGATCTCGTACCCGTCCTCGCCGGTATAGCCCAGCCGCGAGATGCGGCATTCGACGCCGTTGATATCGGCCAGGGTGGTTTCCATGAACTTCAACTCGCGGGCCGCGGGGCAGAGTGCGCCCACCACATCCTCGGCCTTGGGACCCTGCACAGCAACCAGCGCGCGGTCGAAGATCTCGGTCACGTCGACGCCTTCAAGGTGCTCACGCATATGCGGAATGTCCTGATGGCGCAGCGCCGCGTTCACCACCACGAAGTAGTGATCCCCCGCATTCGACACGATCAGATCGTCCATGATCCCGCCTTCGGCATTGGTAAAGAACCCGTAGCGCGCCTTGCCCTCCTTCAGCGTCGCATATGCCTGCGGGCACAAAGCTTCCAGCTTCTCACCCACATTCTCGCCGCGCAGGATCACCTGACCCATGTGAGACACATCAAACAACGCCGCCTTCTCCCGGCACTGCTTATGCTCTCCCATGATCCCCAAAGGATACTGAACAGGCATCTCCCACCCAGCAAAATCAACCATCTTGCCGCCAAGCTCGACGTGAAGGTCATACAAGGGCGTGCGCTTCGGTGTGGTCATTTCTTCAACCTTTCAATCAGCGGGACTGGTCGCGAACGACCATGACAGTGCAATGCGCATTGCGCACGACACGGGCCAGGTTCGGGCCAATCTCGTAGTTCGGGAAATCGCCCTTGGTCGATGCCATGACGATCAGATCAAAGCCTTCCTTGTAGGCAAGCTTCAGGATTTCGCGGTAAACACTGCCTTCTTCCACATGAACCGGCACGTCGGAAGCCTTGGCATGATCCAGAATCGCCTGAACCGCACCCCGCACGTGGTCTTTGGCGCCGGCACCATAGTTGGCGGGCAGGTTCGGCAGCTGGATGATCTCGGGGATGACGGCAACCGCATGCAGTTCGGCGCCGTAGAATTTGGCCTGCTCCAGCGCGACCGGCAGGGCCAGTTTCCACGAGCGGTCGTCGGTGTGATCAATGGGCAGCAGGATTTTCGTGGCCATCACGTCTCTCCTCGAGATATGGAATTCTATTTCAAAGGCGGGGGGCCGGGTTGGCCCCCCGTTTTGGTGGGGCCGAGCTTATTCGGCAGGTGTGCCGCCCGGCTCTTCGGACTTGCCGCCCGAGGCGAAGAACTCTTTCGTCAGTTTGAAGACGATCGGGCTCAGCAGCGCCAGGGCGATCAGGTTCGGGATGGCCATCATGGCGTTCAGCGTGTCTGCCAGCAGCCAGATGAAGCCCAGATCTGCAGTTGCCCCGAAGTAGATCATGACGATCCATAGAACGCGGTAGGGCATCAGAGATTTCACACCCAGCAGGAACTCGACACATTTCTCGCCGTAGAACGACCAGCCGAGGATGGTGGTGAAGGCAAAGATCGACAGAGCGATGGCGATCAGATACCCACCGATACCCGGAAGCGACAATTCGAACGCATGGCTGGTCAGCGCCGCACCGGATTCACCCGATGTCCATGCCCCCGACGCGATGATTGCCAAACCGGTGATCGAGCAGACGATGATGGTATCGATGAACGTCCCCAGCATCGCGATCAGACCCTGGTTGACCGGACCCTTGGTCTCAGCCGCTGCGTGTGCGATTGGCGCAGAACCCAGACCGGCCTCGTTCGAGAACACACCACGTGCCACGCCAAAGCGGATGGCGGCCCAGACGGCTGCACCCGCGAAACCACCTTCTGCGGCGGACGGGGTGAACGCATGGGTAAAGACCAGTGACAGCGCATGTCCGATGTTGCCGATGTTGATGAGCAGAACCAGCAGGCCTGCGATGATATAAGCAACGGCCATGAAGGGAACCAGCTTACCGGCAACGGCACCGATGCGGGTGATGCCGCCCAGGATGACAGCTGCGGTCAGAACCATCAGAACAACGCCCGTGACCGAGGTGTTGAGACCGAAATTGGATTCCAGGACCTGCGCCACACCGTTGGCCTGCACACCGTTGCCGATGCCGAAGGCAGCAACCGCGCCGAACAGGGCAAATGCAACACCCAGCCAGGCCCATTTCGCGCCCAGACCGTTTTTGATGTAGTACATCGGGCCCCCGACATAGTTGCCCAATTCG
This DNA window, taken from Ruegeria sp. YS9, encodes the following:
- the sucD gene encoding succinate--CoA ligase subunit alpha — translated: MSILLDRDTRVIVQGITGRMARFHTKDMLNYGTNVVGGVVPGKGGETVEGVPVFDTVKQAVEATGADASLVFVPPPFAADSIMEAADAGIRYCVCITDGIPAQDMIRVKRYMYRYPKEKRMVLTGPNCAGTISPGKALLGIMPGHIYLPGHVGIIGRSGTLGYEAAAQLKERGLGVSTSVGIGGDPINGSSFKDILQRFEDDEDTHVIAMIGEIGGPQEAEAAEYIRDHISKPVIAYVAGLTAPKGRTMGHAGAIISAFGESASEKVEILSAAGVTVAENPAVIGETIARVMEAA
- a CDS encoding D-glycerate dehydrogenase, whose amino-acid sequence is MVKPSVLVTRRWPAAVEAQLAENYNTVLNTGDKPMSPAEIRQALKSYDAVLPTVTDTLSAEALDVPGVQTKILANYGVGYSHICEPSARELGMTVTNTPDVLSECTADIAMTLLLMVARRAGEGERELRSGQWTGWRPTHLVGTKVSGKTLGIIGYGRIGQEMARRAHHGFGMDVLVCNRSAVSPDVLAECNARQVDTIDDLLPQCDFVSLHCPGGAANRHLINSRRLDLMKPDAFLINTARGEVIDEWALIQALMFDMIGGAALDVFDGEPRVSPDLLQCDNLVMLPHLGSATREAREAMGFRVLDNLSDFFEGREPRDRVI
- the glyA gene encoding serine hydroxymethyltransferase, encoding MNAPHRSDGFFTQSLADRDPELFGSITSELGRQRDEIELIASENIVSAAVMEAQGSVMTNKYAEGYPGRRYYGGCQFVDIAENLAIDRAKQLFGCEFANVQPNSGSQANQGVFQALIKPGDTILGMSLDAGGHLTHGARPNQSGKWFNAVQYGVRQQDNMLDYDQVEALAKEHQPKLIIAGGSAIPRQIDFARMRQIADMVGAYLHVDMAHFAGLVAAGEHPSPFPHAHVATTTTHKTLRGPRGGMILTNDEDIAKKVNSAIFPGIQGGPLMHVIAAKAVAFGEALRPEFKDYAKQVIANAQALSDQLIKGGLDTVTHGTDTHVVLVDLRPKGVKGNATEKALGRAHITCNKNGVPFDPEKPTITSGIRLGSPAGTTRGFGEVEFRQIADWIIEVVDGLAANGEDGNGAVEAKVKAEVADLCARFPIYPNL
- a CDS encoding CoA ester lyase translates to MSFHSIDQAPARLNRSELAVPGSQPGMFEKAAKSDVDVIFLDLEDAVAPDEKEQARRNIIQALNDIDWGNKTMSVRINGLDTHYMYRDVVDVVEQAGERLDLIMVPKVGTAADVYAVDMLVTQIEDAKGYKKRIGFEHIIETALGMQNVSEIAAASKRNESLHFGVADYAASTRARTTIIGGVNPDYSVLTDTDSDGGRQTHWGDMWHYALARMVVAARANGLRPIDGPFGDFQDPDGYKAAAKRAAVLGCEGKWAIHPSQIALANEVMSPSDAEVNKAQRILVAMAEAEADGKGAVSLDGRLIDYASIRQAEVLVEKASQIAAA
- a CDS encoding helix-turn-helix domain-containing protein, with the protein product MKHYVLANDRADLAKTAPEVPERLKHIDVILSDTRALASAEIVVEFYQALNSLVENCSYVVNLRVSGNDSVGGPLYWTGRTAIFWGDLENNWDVSGPRRSWISQVLNLSSRTVLVGGAVLLLVQLGRAGRNIVAVHPNFAAAALESGLESCGAATHLAADGHPHSATSRLSALRLLSEFVSIDHGEHIADALRSYIGLTEPTQKHESRLAARLVHRAKGDLLVVRTLDAMQENIEDPMTISDLSRLLKTSTRQLQRRFLSKTGAKLLSTYKELRLERAQNLLQFTNMSQIEISAATGFSSTVALKRAFQRCYKTSPDDVRDRRFMGSMAPEGS
- the gcvP gene encoding aminomethyl-transferring glycine dehydrogenase, whose product is MAFKLTDYEAYDFANRRHIGPSPTEMRDMLKVIGFKTLDELIDATVPPAIRQKQPLDWGPAMTERDALFHMKQVAGKNKVLTSLIGQGYYGTTTPAPILRNILENPAWYTAYTPYQPEISQGRLEALLNFQTMVSDLTGLDVANASLLDEATAAAEAMAMAKRGGRSKANNAAFFVDKNCHPQTIAVIKTRAEPLGIDVQVADPDQLDAGAVFGAIFQYPGTYGHVRDFTAEIAALHEHKAIAIVAADILSLALLKSPGEMGADIAIGSTQRFGVPMGYGGPHAAYMATTDKLKRSMPGRIIGVSIDSRGNKAYRLSLQTREQHIRREKANSNVCTAQALLAVIASMYAVYHGPDGIKAIAQSVHRKTSRLAAGLEEAGFSVEPEVFFDTITVEVGHLQKTVMEAAVARGVNLRKVGDTKVGISLDEQTRPETIEAVWGAFGIDRKDDSSNKQYRLPDYALRESEYLTHPIFHKNRAEAEITRYMRRLADRDLALDRAMIPLGSCTMKLNATIEMIPVTWPEFSNLHPFCPEDQAQGYHEMIADLNDKLCQITGYDAISQQPNSGAQGEYAGLLTIRNYHFARGQGQRNVCLIPTSAHGTNPASAQMVGWQVVPVQADENGNIDVADFRAKAEKHSDHLAACMITYPSTHGVFETTVQEVCQITHDHGGQVYIDGANMNAMVGLSRPGDIGGDVSHLNLHKTFCIPHGGGGPGMGPIGVKAHLTEHLPGHPEYGTAVGPVSAAPFGSPSILPVSWAYVLLMGGAGLTQATKVAILNANYIAARLKDAYPILYTSETGRVAHECILDTRPLDAEAHVTVDDIAKRLVDSGFHAPTMSWPVAGTLMVEPTESEPMAELDRFCDAMLSIRAEAQDIIDGKIDADNNPLKNAPHTVRDLVGDWDRPYTREQACFPPGSMGVDKYWSPVNRVDNAYGDRNLVCTCPPMDAYQDAAE
- the gcvH gene encoding glycine cleavage system protein GcvH; protein product: MATYYSEEHEWLTVEGDTATLGITKHAAEQLGEVVFVEQQEVGDEFEKDGEIGVIESVKAASELYAPVDGEIVEVNEALADNPGALNEDPEGEAWIYKVKIADASQLEDLMDEAGYKAFIG
- the gcvT gene encoding glycine cleavage system aminomethyltransferase GcvT, yielding MTTPKRTPLYDLHVELGGKMVDFAGWEMPVQYPLGIMGEHKQCREKAALFDVSHMGQVILRGENVGEKLEALCPQAYATLKEGKARYGFFTNAEGGIMDDLIVSNAGDHYFVVVNAALRHQDIPHMREHLEGVDVTEIFDRALVAVQGPKAEDVVGALCPAARELKFMETTLADINGVECRISRLGYTGEDGYEISIPEEKAIEITRAFLAHEDCEAAGLGARDSLRLEAGLCLYGNDIDQSTSPIEASLAWAIQKRRKEEGGFPGAERIQRELAEGASRKLVGIKPDGRAPARQGVEVQCLEGNRIGQITSGSFGPTVGGPIAMGYVSAGHGAPGEKVNLIIRGKAQPAQIVALPFVKQNYKR
- a CDS encoding universal stress protein yields the protein MATKILLPIDHTDDRSWKLALPVALEQAKFYGAELHAVAVIPEIIQLPNLPANYGAGAKDHVRGAVQAILDHAKASDVPVHVEEGSVYREILKLAYKEGFDLIVMASTKGDFPNYEIGPNLARVVRNAHCTVMVVRDQSR
- a CDS encoding sodium:alanine symporter family protein, coding for MEALNSIVGAINGVVWGPMMLVLILGVGFFLQVGLKFMPILRIGTGFSLLFKGREGQGEGQISPFNALMTSLSATIGTGNIAGVATAVFLGGPGALFWMWMTALVGMATKYAEAVLAVKYREKDELGNYVGGPMYYIKNGLGAKWAWLGVAFALFGAVAAFGIGNGVQANGVAQVLESNFGLNTSVTGVVLMVLTAAVILGGITRIGAVAGKLVPFMAVAYIIAGLLVLLINIGNIGHALSLVFTHAFTPSAAEGGFAGAAVWAAIRFGVARGVFSNEAGLGSAPIAHAAAETKGPVNQGLIAMLGTFIDTIIVCSITGLAIIASGAWTSGESGAALTSHAFELSLPGIGGYLIAIALSIFAFTTILGWSFYGEKCVEFLLGVKSLMPYRVLWIVMIYFGATADLGFIWLLADTLNAMMAIPNLIALALLSPIVFKLTKEFFASGGKSEEPGGTPAE